actctagTGTGGTCGAAAATAAACCCTTATTCACTGAGTTATTATGTAAATTGTGCTGTTTTCCTCTGCAGTCTCTCTGCCATTGCAGCTCATTACAATCCTGTAAAGTCGGCTGtctgtcagctcagctgcctgttccaccagcagagactgacctctgggttgtgctgcattttttatgtcattgaaaaCCAAACTAGTTGGATAAGTCAATAACCTGGTATACATAATACCGTGATATCGCCCAAGCCTGCGTAGGACCTTTCACTTTTGGAGCCTCTCACTCTTAAAAGGTCTCTGTGAAATTTGTATAACATTGTTGAAAGTGACCAAACAAGTTTTTGatttgagattgttttgtcaaatataattgactttttgcatttgtatgtgGCAATCTAATAGACCACTAACATACTGTAAATGTGTtagttttttaacaaaaaagtatttttatactgTGAACTAGATAATAAATCTGAATATACATACAAGTTACTTGCACTGTTTTTATGACTACATAGTGACATGTTGTATTATTCAAAGTTTCTTCAACCCTTTTTCATAGTTTAAAGTTGTCCCGAGTTAGGGAGAAATGTAATGGTTGCTGACAAAAGCACCATTTATACTTCAGACACTTTGCACTTAACAGATATGTTaagttgatgatgatgatggtgatgaggcTTTCAGGGAACATGGCATTCCCTGTGGCATGGAAACTTCCCAGCAGGAGGAGTCTGTTTACAACAGAAAACCAAAggctgttttactgttttttgggagAGGCCTGGGTGTTGTTGGGTAGGTTCATTTAATCTCTCCGtcattttaacaataatgaGCAGATCTGTGTTTGGACAAAACATTGCCAGAAGGAAAAAACGTTAGCGTCGTACATGTAAACCTGCGGCTTTGTCAGAAGTACATTTGAGACCAGTACCTTTGCCTCTGTTATGTGTGCTCTCAATGGACATTTTTGTACATTGGTCCTAGAGCTGACACCCCGTCTCCTCTGCTGGTAGTGTTTATACTAATGAGAGGGCACTAAGTTTAATGGACAGCGCAGCACCCTGAAAATGACATGGCATCCCACACCCTTCCAAACCACATCCACATGCCTGAAGAAAAAACCCCAGGATATTTTATTTcgttatttttgcttttgcaaaGGAATTATTGAGATTTCACAgttattgaagaaaaaaaatgcgatgatctgcaaacatttttcaacacatagtatatattcaattgaatacagtctaaagacaagatatttgatGTTCAAACAGatacacttttttgtttgttttttttgtaaatatacacatgTATACACAGGTTCCAAAAAAGCTGTGACAAGGACATGTTTAGCACTGTGGTGtatcacattttctttagaGCTGCCACACAGACATGCAGTCCTTATTTGGTTTTCCTTTATGTTTTGGCTCTGCACTCCATTACATTGAATATGAGATAAATCTATGCCTATGATTGTGAAGTACTGATTTTAGCATTACTATAACTGAGTGTTGAGTGTTTACATACATATTGGGTGAACAGTGTATGAACTATAACCCTATTGTTATCCTCTTCCACTGCACTGGAAAATACAGTGCTTATTCAACGTGATACCCTTAAAGCTGAAAGTCAGCACTTTGACCTTGTCAATAGTTGGGTTTCCCTTCAAATGTAGtgaaattttaaacacatttcagaaaattggCAAAAGAGAATGTgaattcttgtacttttcaatCTATTGCTGTTATGTAAGTATTGGGAGTTGGTTCTTCGACATTAGAAAAGGTGGGGCTAATTCTTCAGTCAAGTGCTACTGCAGAAGAAGGTGCAACAGGATTAGAAGAGGAACAGGAAAACAATGGATGTATAATAACAAAGACCACACATAACAATGGAAAAAGGGAGTTTTCAACAACTAATATTACAGCTGTGTGCTGTCATGTGCTTATGACAGAGTTTGTAATGGCCTATAAAGTGACGATATGTCATGATTGTGCATCATCATTCATTGAATCTGTGTCTATTGCACAAGTTGGATTTAACTTCAATTGATACACCATGTTTTCTATCTGCcaaatggttttttttgcaaaatgttgttgtttccaCACAGGTTTTATGTTTTAGGATTGTCCATCCATTTGTTGGTACATCCGTTTGTCTATATGTCCGTACATCCATACTTCTATGTGTCTATGTGGgtacatatgtacatatacGTCCATAGGTCCTATTTTCATGAAGGACTAAAGACTGCCgttagggaatttcttaaaatttggcacaaacatgtacttggacacaaaaatgaactgattagaatttggtgattgaaggttaaaggtcaatgtcactgtgacctcacaaatcATGTAtttgaccataactcaagaattcatatgctaattatggcaaaattcacagaaatgtcttatatcatatatattgataaaatgctgacattttatattgaaTAGGTCAAAAGTCAGCTTCACCATGACAATGTTCagcaaaacagttttctggcaATTACCCAACATCATAACTCATAAATAGGAGGCGAGACATTtcgtcagatactgaattgttgACAAATCTTGGGTGCCCgctttgaaactgtgctgaccaTATAGATTTACTTGACTGGTGTGTGGAGGCACACACAATAGTTTGTAATTCTATGTCATTCTAGTTTTATGTGGAAATgaaaaatttgcataaaaaaagtagTTGAAAACACACCCAATCTTTCATTTGAAATCCAGTGCGCTGGAGCCAAGACAAAAGTAAATGTGTCATTGTCCAAATACTGAGAGGCTGCACTTTATGTGCACAGACGTGTCTTCCTGCAGGTGAGGCAGAGGAGGGTGGGAGTGACACTTGTATGAAtaagaggtgtgtgtgagagcactTGCTCAGCACTCTCAACAGCTGGCAGGTCCCATATCTGGTTTCACAATCTCCCTAAAATGGTTTCTTTACATCAGTCAATTTGTAAAACCATTATAAtcaccttttctttaaaaaaaaaaaaagaagatgtttgtacttgttcctgttttttgttatgttttactTATGAGGTGATCTCCTTATTGTTTTGGGACCTATAGAAAGTGGAAAAACTCTAGTGTATAGTCCTGTTAGGAGAACACAGTTTCTCAGAGCATGGACACTTAAAGTAACCACAGTTATTGTGGTGCTCATCCCTAAACATCACAGTTATACCACATGAAACAGTCCTTGGATGAAGCAGAATTCATGGGGCCTCCTTGACCTTCACATGACCTTTCGAAAAagtagatttgtttttctatttaaatgtcTATCAGCTAGTGAGCGACAGTAAAAATCCTGTTGCATTGTGAAGTGGTGTGGGTGACATTTTAGCATGAGACTGGGATGAAAGGGAAAAGACAAGAGGAAGGAACAGaggcaacaacaaacagatgTGTTCTAAGGACCAAAGCTTTATAAGCATCCTCTATTTCCTCCTTAGCAATGAACAATGGATACTCTCCAATTTAATCCAAATTCCACAAAGAGACATGCTAACATCTTGTTAGCATGtgtctgttatttttgttaaaactgtCTTCATCACAGCCATTGACTGATACTCACTGTTTTCAAtgttgtcactttttattttttatttttctttaaatgtaacCAGTTGCTGTCTGACTGCAACTGACTCAGTGAATGTGACAAGGAAGCAGTCCATACAACAGATTTAGTAaaagaaattcaattttttttttaattaagacaTACAAAAAGAACAAACCAACCAAACCAAAATCACAATGCAGAGTGGATGTCTGCTGGAGAAAGGGAGAGAACGAGTCAACACCTGGGCTTATAGCCGGGAAGGCCCAGGTGAGCGTAATATTGCTAACGAGCTGTTTCCAGGCTGCCTGATGAGGCTGGCCTCCAACAGCCTCCAAGACTGTTGGAGGGGCGTAAcaataagaagaaaaagcaaagtCTGCACATTAGATTAGTgcgtttcttttcatttctaaGATCTAGACTGAGTTGTGAACAGGCTTTGTTTTGAAGTGAAAGCAGTGGGCGAATGCCTCTTTTCTACATATGGAAAGGTTTGCAGAGTTGCTTGTGGCTGAAATATGCCTGCCTGATCTGACCCTGGCAGCAGTTGCATAATGCATTCAAGAATTATTGCAGCTTATATCAAGtactgaaaatgtgattaatattgatacatttttgtgtgctTCATTGGACCAAAGTTcacaaaaccatttttgtaccATCTTCAAAGCAAGTATGGTATGGAGGATTTATTCACTGCCCTACAGGTTGTAGTTTACTGTAAATCTGGCTATCATAGTCACTCTGTTGAATTTTCCAAGAGTGATAGTAACTGGATAGGAATCCCCGAGTTCTTCAAAATCGGTGTATTAAACGTGTTGATGTAgctgtgtcttttttggaattCCTGCTGCTTCACAGTAAAAACTGCTGTTATCACACATGGCCTGCATATGGTACCAACTCTCCCCTTAGGTGTTTCATACTATGTTTAACAAAACAGGCCATTAGTGTCCCAGCCTGAACCAGACACTCCATACAGCCGTATGAGAtacattttattgctctgtaaaatatacagaaaaagtTGTTTGAACTTATCAGGGCAATTTGCTGCTTAAACAAAATcttatttcattcttttttataACAGACATtgtaataaaaagttaaagacTGCTGGTGTTTCCCACATATCCATCGACTTGTTTTTCCTGTGAAAGTGTGTTATACAACCCTAAAATATAGCCAGGCCCAAAAGCTTTGATGAGACTCTGGCATGAGCAACCAGGCCTTGGGGATATAATGGAGATTTTACAGGTATACCCGGGACCAGATCCCGTGAAAAGGAATATTCCTGGTATGTGAGTTACTATATTGAGGGTATAACACAGGTTTAGCATGAAAGCATTCTGTTTTGGGAAGGAGGGGTCTTTTCTTTATAGCATGCCTTGAAGGGATCCAGGCATGCTTCTTACTGCAAGATGTTATGTTAGAAGCTTTTGTGCTTTGCATCTGTGATTCCTATGAATTTtcgtgtctttgtttttgtggttaacCAGAGGACCTGCTGAAACAAGCAGCGCTTTCCTGTGTCATGGCTAGTTACACCTGGTTGGCTTATTTCTGGCAAATTTTTGGCAACATTTGACATCTACAGAAATTTCTTCACCAGTAACTGCTATGCAGTAGAAATAATCGGTATGCAAATCCCATTTTGTGTGGCTAATAAGACTTTATAAATATGGCAAAGACTAGCTGCAACATCTGGAGCCAGGTGAATCTGATGGACTTAAATATGATAATTCAAGAACATAAGGGGCAGAAAATTTGCTGCAACAATATCTCACTTATGAAGCCATAATACATCAGCCCTGATCTATAGAATTCCTTTAGAGCCTCGGGCAGCATACTGTATCTTTCAAGGCAGCTCAAGATAGAAAACACATGTCCCCATAAGGCTTTGGAGTGCTGCTTGGATCAGACCTTAACTGgcagttttgcatgttttagtcCATTAACTGCAGATTGTGTGTACCTTACATTACTACTGACAAGCTTCCAAAGGGCATCAAGgcattttgttaatttcattaCAATGGCTTTTAGTTTCACTGCCATCACCTTGCACAAACTTGAAACTCTTATTTCATTGCGTATTGTGAGGAATGGTTTCAAATAGTCTTATGTGTTAAAAGATGCTTTGGTGTTATCAGATGACAGAAATCTGGCCTTTATTACATCATGATGAATATaatgatgttctgctgctgacTTGCTTAAAGTTGCATTAGAGGAGTCATACCACTCTCTTATCTGTGCATTATGGAGCTAGTCAGCATTCAATTAGCTTAGCCtaacataaagactggaagcaggggtAAGTAGATGGCTGACTTTCTTcagattttgaaaatacaccAACACGTCAGCAAGAAATATCTACAGCGCGTAGCCCTCCTTTTGCCTCCTGGCTCCACCTCCATACTTAACGCACAGACAAGAGTGTGTCGCATCTCATCTAACTTAAACAAGAGCAGTTACGTGTATTCCCCAAAACatcaatatattttgtttaatgtgGCAGCATTTATAAACGCATCACATAATTTAGCTGCAGACATGATGTGGGTCTGTTTAGATGTTGGTGTGGTCCTTTCTGTCTGGGCTGCATTGCATGTTACATCTTTCATTCTCCAGTGCTGCCAGCTGCCAACCTACATATAAAGTATCAAGTTGCTCACATAATAAGATGACTAATTCCAAATTTGGACTTAAAGGAACATACAAGTAAACTGCAAACTAAAAcctgcaacaacattttttagccacttgggggcagcggAACCAAGCTGTGAATacaacattgacatattatCACCTTTGTTGGCAATTTGGAGTCATGCTTTGGCGACATAGCAAATCTAACTCTAATGGTCACTCTCCTTCTAGTTCTATTTTTGGTGTCCACCTATTCCTGAGAAAAACATCTGGCTATTTAGTTACTAAATGGTGTACTTTGTTCACCAGCTTGTTGCTTACTTTATCTGCTGTGTCATGCTGGGCAGATAGTTAGACAATTTTTTGAGCAACAATTTTGCTTGTATTAATAACTGTAAGGTAGTTTTTGGTCTGTGTTTAAGGCCTAATCGTTTACTACAAGGAATGATTTATGCTTTGATCATTTCTGTAAATCATTTCCATAAATTTAGAGGCAAACTCTTGACGATAACACAACTTGTTTTTTGATTCAGTACAATTTACTTAGTCTCCATTTGTCATCAAGATGAAAGCTGTACAAACCTGTCTGTTTCAGCAACATGCCACATGAGTGTTTCACAGTGACGACAGTTGGTAATCTCTCCCACACATGCAAATTGACCTGCTAAGACCTGTTGGAAGTAGTTGTACAAAACTATTGATTCATAATGGCCTGCCAGAATCCAAACTGCAGGAACAGATTTGCCCTTGGTCTGACTCTCCTGAAATTCCCccgaagaggaagaagaaaaaaaaaaagaaaaagaaaaagagtaaaCGTATTAAGCTGAATAAAGACCAAGCGTGGTTCCATgtgtccatatatatatatatttttatataaatgacAAATAGGCAAGAGTTTCTACCAAAATGGTCCCTTGGCATGAAGGCCTAAGCCTGATATGATTTGATTTATGCGCTGAAGGACGGAGGCCCAGTTCTGGTCTGTGGATACTGAAGTATGCCTGGAAATAAAGTGAAGCCTTGAAATAGCAGTGTAAAATACTGCTTTGCACTGCATAATGACGGAGCAGGTCTTGTTTTGGGAGCATAAAATTGTTGTTGAACAAAAAAGCTGAGTGAATGGAGCGATCACGGTGTAGTCTTGTTTCCTGCTTAACATTGCTGGTACACTCTTTCAGCTTTCAACTGTATCGTAAAAACACTGTAAGTAGTTTGAATTAAAACTTTTAAGACTGCTGAGAAGAGAATTGGGGCACATCTTATCCCCCACACCCCATCTGACCCACTGTTGGCCTGAATATTTGTTTACAGTGTGGTTTAACTCTCTATATGGATTGTGTTGTGGTGTAATCTGATTACCCCCCGCCCCCGCTCTAAAACTGAGAAGCACTactgacagaaaacaataaTGAACAGGAAAAAGAATGTAACACAATCCACAGTTATGCATCAATCAAAACAGAACtttattgtatcaatacaaaAGCATTTGCCCTCAACCTACATACAATCCACCAAGGTGCTCAAAGTCCAgcacaagacacaaaaacaataatagacATAAACTAAATAACAACTATAAGAGAGATAGTTAATATTGTGCTGTACATTGTCATTATTCAACATATATCTGATATTTTCAAGCATTAAACTAAACGGCTACAATGACTCTTCTGTTAATTTTTAGTTCATACAAAGGGTAAATGTTTAAGTTTGAGAGCTGATGACATATTACAAATTTTTTTACTGGTTAAGACTTTAGCAGGACAAAGAGAGTGTCTATAAAAAGACAGCAGCTTTAACATAGCTGCTTTTAGATAGCCATGGTAATGAGAGGAATGTTGTGGGAAGGATTTTGCTTCACCACCATGTGTCAGCTCTAAACAGAGTCGACGTAGTCTACATATATGGCATCATTTCACTCACTGTacttaaaatgtacaatattctTAAATATTTGGTTTTTAGGTTGgagtttaaaattttaatttcccCAACAATTTCCCTGATTCAAATGTTAACAGTGAAAGGTTCTGGACTGCATAGTAATTGGCAGGGAAAGATGTACATTTGATTAAATACATCCACtatgtaaaattatataaaaaagttatataaaacTACACTGGTGTTAAGCATACAATACTGTTCAAACTGGAGACACTAAAATCCAAACGTTGATCTCCTAAAAGAATTAATGTAATTCTGTGTTTCTGAAGTTGTGTTTCTCGCCTCCACGCTCACACACAATCGTTCCtctaaaatataatacaattatATGATAATGTAAAGACAGTGACCCgtttttcacaaacacacaactatCTTGGGAGATTCCTCAACAGCTGTAAAGATGGTTTGGAGAAAACAGTTGTGGCTGGAAGGAAAAATGCTGGTGTGTGTCGGTATTTACAGAgtgtgcacatatgtgtgtgtggctctctAACACACTCAGTGCATTTCTTTGGAAGTGTCTTTGGGTTTGTCGTTGGCGGCGACATTGGTGAGTCTGACATTCTCCTCCTCACTGCTTTTGTTGTCACGCACTTCTCCCTCCGTGTGGAAGCCAACCATCAGCTGGTAGATTATCACACCGATGAGGGCACCAAGGAATGGGGCAAAAACGGGCACCAGGAACCAGCCCTTTCTAACCCTGAGgagtgacaaataaaaaaaaatgtttttctttacaagGTCAATAGTGAGCACTATGGGAGTGTTACAAAAGAGAACTCACATAAACTATTGAGaaagaaaatgctttaaaaaatgtgtgtactTACGTGAAAACGTCGCTGCCCCACCCAGCCATGGCAGTGAACAGACGGGGACCGAGGTCTCTGGCAGGATTGACAGCATAGCCAGAGTTAAAGCCCATGGACAGTCCAATGGCCAGAACCACAAATCCCACAGTGAAGGCCTCCAGCCCTTGGGGGATGGGGTTGTTGTATGGATCCACAATAGCCAGGATACACACAATCAGCGCTGCTGTGCCGATTATCTATGTTGGAGACAGGTACATTTGAGACAAAATTATGACTTGGATACCTGAGTTGTATCATCTGTTTATGTACAGTTAAAATATAGTGTACAATTGCTGTTTCTACATTTCAAATGGGTACCTGATCAAAGAAGCCATTGACTAGGGTGAGATGTTTTCCAGGGTAGGTAGCAAAGATGCCAGCTGTGGCTTTAGGCCCAGTCACATTGAAACATCCAGGATGGTCCCACAGGGCATctaaagagatacaaaaaaaacaaaatatagcatAAATTATCTTTTGTTTAGACATGTTTAAACGACTGGCAATATtaaatgaatcaaatcaaatcaaatttggtTCCACGCCTGGAGTCATCTCTTACCATAGTACATGCCGAAAATGATGGCGGCACCGAAAAAAGCACCAATCGTCTGAAAGAGGAAGTACATGGGGAACTTTCTCCAGCGCTCTCTTCCGAGCAAGCACAGGGCAAAGGTCACTGCAGGGTTCAGATGGCCACCTGATAATGTACATGAGGACAGTATGTCAGTACATGTTATGGACAGTGAAAAAATACCCTGACTCCAGATTTATCAATACAAGGTACAAAACTGCTAATGTGTTCCTGCAAATTGAATTTGTCTAAGCCATAATAAAAACCTACAATGAAACCAAACAGGTCAGATATTGTAATTCTCAATAAAATACTTTGCGTACCTGATATCTGGCCACAGATCAGGATGCCAAGCATGGCAGCGAAGCCGAAGGCAAAGTTGACTGTGAGGAACATGCCATGGGAACCACCGCTCAACACCAGCTGGGCCACAGCACCACAGCCAAACATCtggggagagagaagaaaagcaaGTTTACACTGGGTCCTATTAACTTCTTGTGCATGTA
The DNA window shown above is from Plectropomus leopardus isolate mb chromosome 5, YSFRI_Pleo_2.0, whole genome shotgun sequence and carries:
- the LOC121943146 gene encoding aquaporin-3-like — encoded protein: MGRQKAYLNKLSRFFQIRNLLLRQALAECLGTLILVMFGCGAVAQLVLSGGSHGMFLTVNFAFGFAAMLGILICGQISGGHLNPAVTFALCLLGRERWRKFPMYFLFQTIGAFFGAAIIFGMYYDALWDHPGCFNVTGPKATAGIFATYPGKHLTLVNGFFDQIIGTAALIVCILAIVDPYNNPIPQGLEAFTVGFVVLAIGLSMGFNSGYAVNPARDLGPRLFTAMAGWGSDVFTVRKGWFLVPVFAPFLGALIGVIIYQLMVGFHTEGEVRDNKSSEEENVRLTNVAANDKPKDTSKEMH